In bacterium, the genomic stretch CTATCTTGACCCAGACATACGACAGGCCCCAGAAGAGCATGGCGCTGAGAGTGTATATGTAGACCAGGGGAGAGGGTTTTTTCATTGGTTAATCACTGAACATTATCTGCGGGGATCTGCGTCCCATTAAAAAGCCCTACACTAAATCGTCTTCAGTTCCTCCACCTTCTTGGGCTCCGGGGTCTTCTCAAATTCCTTATACAGCTCCTGGGCCTTGGGCCACAGCCCTTTGGTCTTTTCGTAAACCCACGGCGCTACCTTGCGCATGGAGCGGATCATCCCGGAGCGGTCCAGCTTCTGGTTAGCCTCCCTGGGCAGGGGCAGGAATGTCAGAAGAAGAAGAAGGATGGATATCACCACCGCGCCCTTAAGCAGGCCGATCACCATCCCGCCCAGCTTGTCGGCCAGGTCCAGCGGCGTGGCCTTGATCAGCTTGGACAGCAGCCACCCGGCCAGGGTAATGGCCCCGAAGGCCGCCAGGAACATCACCGCGAACCCGATGGTGGGCGCCAGGTGCGGCGGCACCTTGGGAAACAGCTTCACCAGCCCCCCGGTGGCGGCCGGATGCAGTTTTAGGGCCAGGAAGAAAGCAACTATCAGGGCTACGATGCCCACAATCTCCTGCACCAGGCCCTTCTTGAAGCCCATGCCCACCGCCAGCCCCAGCAGGATCAGGATGATG encodes the following:
- a CDS encoding CvpA family protein, which encodes MNWIDIIILILLGLAVGMGFKKGLVQEIVGIVALIVAFFLALKLHPAATGGLVKLFPKVPPHLAPTIGFAVMFLAAFGAITLAGWLLSKLIKATPLDLADKLGGMVIGLLKGAVVISILLLLLTFLPLPREANQKLDRSGMIRSMRKVAPWVYEKTKGLWPKAQELYKEFEKTPEPKKVEELKTI